The following are encoded in a window of Flavobacterium psychrotrophum genomic DNA:
- a CDS encoding glycoside hydrolase family 97 protein has protein sequence MKKAIYLLFVLLCCTMGTAQEISSPNKKIAVLVTAQKNESAISFSVLYKTGSESITVLPKSPLGIITNNETFTNKLRLVSVSDLKPIHEKYTAVSGKRKDRENFGNERIFKFKNRNNTSLNIIFRAYNDGVAFRYEFPDKSATPVNITAENTAYILPEGTKRWMQPFETSYEGFYPESTNGKGSEKQEWGFPALYNVTGSNVLVLLSEAGLSQNNCAARLTNANSPNQYNVTYPETRDNFKQVGAVSTSPWKSAWRTLTIGTLPDIVASTLIDDISLPNKLKDTSWIQPGAASWVYWANNHGSKDFKKLTAYIDFAAQMKWPYTLIDWEWDVMENGGTIEDAVRYAKAKGVKPLIWYNSGTSWLEPTPWDRLLTPEKRAKEFAWLNKMGIYGIKVDFFAGDQQDMIKYYIDILEDAAKYKLLVNLHGATVPRGWARTYPNLLTTEAVYGAEWYNNNGTLTNAAARHNTTLPFTRNVVGSMDYTPVTFSDSQNPHITTYAHELALSVVFESALQHFADRPESYNALPEKALEFLKKVPTTWDDTKLLDGYPGEKVIIARKKGNTWYIAGLNGKDIPQDFKIDLNAITDKNVKIDLISDGKDNTSFTIKEIIPGKNTPLQINCLPRGGFTATLTEL, from the coding sequence ATGAAAAAAGCTATTTACCTGCTATTTGTTTTGCTTTGCTGCACAATGGGCACTGCACAGGAAATTTCATCGCCCAATAAAAAGATCGCCGTTTTAGTTACAGCACAAAAAAATGAATCTGCCATATCTTTTAGTGTGTTGTATAAAACAGGTAGTGAAAGTATAACGGTCTTACCGAAATCGCCTCTGGGCATCATAACAAATAATGAAACTTTTACAAATAAACTTAGACTGGTAAGTGTATCTGATTTAAAACCCATACACGAAAAGTATACTGCTGTAAGTGGTAAGCGCAAAGACCGGGAAAACTTTGGTAACGAAAGAATTTTTAAATTTAAGAATCGTAACAATACGTCTCTAAATATCATTTTCAGGGCGTACAATGATGGGGTTGCATTCCGCTATGAATTTCCAGACAAGTCTGCTACACCTGTAAACATTACCGCCGAAAATACAGCTTATATTCTTCCGGAAGGCACAAAGAGATGGATGCAGCCATTTGAAACATCATACGAAGGTTTTTATCCTGAGAGCACTAATGGCAAGGGAAGCGAAAAACAAGAATGGGGATTTCCTGCCTTGTATAACGTTACGGGCAGTAACGTATTGGTATTGCTGTCTGAAGCAGGACTGTCTCAAAATAATTGTGCCGCGCGGCTAACTAATGCAAATAGCCCTAATCAATATAATGTTACCTATCCTGAAACCCGGGATAACTTTAAGCAGGTTGGTGCCGTTAGTACATCGCCCTGGAAATCTGCCTGGCGTACCTTAACCATAGGTACACTGCCCGATATTGTAGCATCTACCCTTATAGACGACATTAGTTTGCCTAATAAGCTAAAAGATACCTCATGGATACAACCTGGCGCAGCATCCTGGGTTTACTGGGCAAACAATCACGGTTCTAAAGACTTTAAAAAACTGACAGCATACATAGACTTTGCCGCACAAATGAAATGGCCATACACACTTATAGACTGGGAATGGGATGTAATGGAAAATGGCGGCACAATAGAAGATGCCGTAAGATATGCAAAAGCAAAAGGCGTTAAACCACTCATTTGGTATAATTCAGGAACATCATGGCTGGAGCCTACCCCATGGGACAGGCTTCTTACCCCGGAAAAACGGGCAAAAGAATTTGCATGGCTCAATAAAATGGGAATCTATGGCATTAAAGTCGACTTTTTTGCCGGAGATCAGCAGGATATGATAAAATACTATATTGATATTTTAGAAGATGCTGCTAAATATAAGCTGCTGGTTAATTTGCATGGTGCCACAGTACCTCGCGGATGGGCACGCACCTACCCGAACCTGCTTACTACTGAGGCTGTATATGGTGCTGAATGGTACAATAATAACGGCACACTAACAAATGCAGCAGCCCGCCACAATACTACACTACCTTTTACCCGCAATGTAGTAGGATCTATGGATTATACGCCGGTAACATTTTCAGACAGCCAAAATCCGCATATAACAACATACGCTCATGAACTGGCGCTATCGGTAGTATTTGAGTCAGCTTTACAGCATTTTGCAGACCGTCCTGAGTCATATAACGCCCTGCCCGAAAAAGCACTTGAATTTCTAAAAAAAGTGCCTACAACCTGGGATGATACTAAACTGCTGGATGGTTATCCGGGAGAAAAAGTAATCATTGCCCGGAAAAAAGGCAACACATGGTATATTGCCGGCCTTAACGGAAAAGATATACCGCAGGATTTTAAAATAGACCTGAATGCCATCACAGATAAAAACGTAAAAATTGATTTAATATCTGATGGTAAAGACAATACCTCTTTTACAATAAAAGAAATAATACCGGGCAAAAATACCCCTTTACAGATAAACTGTCTGCCACGGGGCGGATTTACAGCAACACTTACCGAACTGTAA
- a CDS encoding SDR family oxidoreductase, which translates to MNLYLENKVIVVSGGAKGIGEAITRILAAEGAIPVIIGRSENDNLKLVNELTTAGLKAGLATAELSTPDNCKTAIDAIVAQYGRIDGLVNNAGVNDGVGLESGNYEGFIASYHKNAVHYYLLAHHALPYLKASKGAIVNISSKTAETGQGGTSGYAAANGARNALTREWALELLPYSIRVNAVIVAEAWTPLYESWINTFDNPEEKLAKITANIPLEHRMTKTEEIADMVAFLLSQRSSHTTGQLIYVDGGYVHLDRAL; encoded by the coding sequence ATGAATTTATATCTCGAAAATAAAGTAATAGTTGTTAGTGGCGGTGCAAAAGGTATTGGCGAAGCAATAACGAGAATATTAGCCGCTGAGGGGGCAATACCCGTTATTATAGGCCGTAGTGAAAACGATAACCTGAAACTGGTTAATGAACTAACTACAGCCGGGCTAAAAGCCGGCCTTGCCACAGCAGAACTTTCTACTCCTGATAACTGTAAAACTGCTATTGATGCAATTGTTGCACAATACGGGCGCATAGACGGGCTCGTAAATAATGCAGGTGTTAATGACGGCGTAGGCCTTGAGAGTGGCAACTATGAGGGCTTTATAGCGTCATATCATAAAAATGCTGTACACTACTATTTATTAGCACACCATGCCCTGCCCTACCTTAAAGCATCTAAGGGTGCCATTGTAAATATAAGCAGTAAAACTGCCGAAACGGGTCAGGGTGGCACGTCGGGCTATGCGGCGGCAAATGGTGCCCGAAATGCTTTAACACGCGAGTGGGCACTGGAATTATTGCCCTACAGCATTAGGGTAAATGCAGTAATTGTTGCTGAAGCGTGGACACCACTATATGAAAGCTGGATAAACACCTTTGACAATCCGGAAGAGAAACTTGCCAAGATAACAGCAAATATTCCGTTAGAGCACCGCATGACTAAAACAGAAGAAATAGCCGATATGGTAGCCTTTTTATTATCTCAACGCTCATCGCACACCACCGGGCAACTTATTTATGTAGATGGTGGCTATGTACATTTAGACAGGGCATTATAA